Proteins from a genomic interval of Sphingopyxis sp. QXT-31:
- a CDS encoding AMP-binding protein, with translation MSATYEDAYASSLSDPDAFWLEAAGAVDWIERPQSGWTEGRGWFADGTLNTCYNAVDRHVAAGRGKDIAVIYESPVTGTRQQIDFDTLLERVSLTAGMLKNLGIAKGDRVIIYMPMIPETLFAMLACARIGAIHSVVFGGFAAPELAKRIDDAAPRALLTASCGIEGGRILPYKPLVDHALALASHRIEHVVLLQRPQCVAELVPGRDHDWTESYETAGPAACVPVAATDPLYILYTSGTTGTPKGVVRQNGGHAVALAWSMRHIYGAQAGETFWAASDVGWVVGHSYIVYGPLIAGCTTLLFEGKPVGTPDAGTFWRTITAHRVDIFFTAPTAIRAIRKEDPEGRFIQDIGTGRLRAMFLAGERADPDTLLWAEQQLDIPVIDHWWQTELGWPAVATCLGLGDRRRRAGSAGFPVPGFRFAVLDDDGAPVAPGASGHMVIGTPLPPGCYSSLWNNVEGYGRAFQSFAGHYESGDAGHVDDDGFVHIMGRTDDIINVAGHRLSTGQIEQIIATHPAIAECAVIGADDQLKGMIPLAFAVVKSGVNAAEELSGEIISLVREELGPVAALKQVVIVNALPKTRSGKILRAAIRGLANGRDVGTPPTIENPGALAAIAASLQVRLNPHST, from the coding sequence ATGAGCGCAACTTACGAAGACGCCTATGCGAGCAGCCTCTCGGATCCCGACGCCTTCTGGCTGGAGGCGGCCGGGGCCGTCGACTGGATCGAGCGCCCGCAGTCCGGATGGACCGAGGGCCGGGGCTGGTTCGCCGACGGCACGCTCAACACCTGCTACAACGCGGTCGACCGCCATGTCGCCGCAGGGCGCGGGAAAGACATCGCGGTCATCTACGAAAGCCCGGTTACGGGCACACGCCAGCAGATCGATTTCGACACACTTCTCGAACGGGTGTCGCTAACCGCCGGAATGCTGAAGAACCTCGGCATCGCCAAAGGCGACCGCGTCATCATCTATATGCCGATGATCCCGGAGACGCTCTTCGCGATGCTCGCCTGCGCGCGCATCGGGGCGATCCATTCGGTCGTCTTCGGCGGCTTCGCCGCTCCGGAGCTCGCCAAGCGTATCGACGATGCGGCGCCGCGCGCCCTGCTGACCGCCTCGTGCGGGATCGAGGGCGGGCGGATTCTTCCTTACAAGCCGCTTGTCGACCATGCGCTCGCATTGGCGTCGCACCGGATAGAGCATGTCGTGCTGTTGCAGCGTCCGCAATGCGTCGCGGAACTCGTCCCGGGACGCGACCATGACTGGACCGAAAGCTATGAAACTGCCGGCCCTGCCGCCTGCGTCCCCGTCGCTGCGACCGACCCGCTCTATATCCTCTACACCTCGGGCACCACGGGGACGCCGAAGGGCGTCGTGCGCCAGAACGGCGGGCATGCGGTGGCGCTCGCGTGGAGCATGCGTCATATTTATGGAGCCCAGGCCGGCGAGACCTTCTGGGCGGCATCCGACGTCGGGTGGGTCGTCGGGCACAGCTATATCGTCTACGGTCCGCTGATCGCGGGATGCACCACGCTGCTTTTCGAAGGCAAACCGGTGGGCACCCCCGACGCCGGGACGTTCTGGCGCACGATCACCGCGCATCGGGTCGACATCTTCTTCACCGCACCGACTGCGATCCGCGCGATCCGCAAGGAGGATCCCGAGGGTCGCTTCATTCAGGACATCGGCACCGGGCGCCTGCGCGCGATGTTCCTCGCGGGCGAGCGTGCCGATCCCGACACGTTGCTCTGGGCGGAGCAGCAACTGGACATTCCGGTGATCGACCATTGGTGGCAGACCGAACTCGGCTGGCCTGCGGTAGCAACCTGCCTCGGGCTCGGCGACAGACGGCGGCGCGCGGGCAGCGCGGGTTTTCCGGTTCCCGGATTCCGCTTCGCCGTACTGGACGACGACGGCGCGCCGGTCGCACCCGGGGCGAGCGGTCATATGGTCATCGGGACGCCACTGCCGCCCGGTTGCTATTCGTCGCTATGGAACAATGTCGAAGGCTACGGCCGTGCGTTCCAGAGCTTTGCCGGTCATTATGAAAGTGGCGATGCGGGCCATGTCGACGATGACGGGTTCGTCCACATCATGGGCCGCACCGACGACATCATCAACGTCGCAGGCCATCGCCTGTCCACAGGGCAGATCGAACAGATCATCGCCACCCACCCCGCCATTGCCGAATGCGCCGTTATCGGCGCCGACGACCAGCTCAAGGGCATGATCCCGCTCGCCTTTGCAGTGGTCAAGAGCGGTGTGAACGCGGCGGAAGAATTGTCTGGCGAGATTATATCTCTGGTGCGGGAAGAGCTTGGACCCGTTGCCGCTTTAAAGCAGGTCGTCATCGTCAATGCTCTGCCCAAGACCCGCTCGGGCAAGATTTTGCGCGCCGCCATTCGCGGGCTGGCCAACGGAAGAGACGTCGGCACGCCGCCAACGATCGAAAACCCCGGGGCGCTGGCAGCAATTGCAGCTTCGTTGCAAGTTCGACTGAATCCCCACTCCACATAA
- a CDS encoding TonB-dependent receptor: MKSQFRTSLLTAATVSALALAAPAFAQDSAEGDPPTGGVGEIVVTAQKRAQNLQDVPISVSAFDDTAIREAGFTNSLSIGDQVPNLEIKTFGGVPNIFIRGVGNNDFNASSIGPISIYRDDVVVASTGSQIFSLFDLERIEVVRGPQGTLFGKNTTGGAIQFFSKLPDGEFEGNARFGYGRFDLFEGEAAVSLPLADTLSLRVAGIVRRRDGEKVNLFTGDRAIDVDEAAARAILRWQPSGDTDVRLSVGGGRDRSDYLENKPVGTISGADLFGYSDPFPDNPNLLNFNGQSRNHSDNVFVNLNIAQSFGDFTFKSISGYDKSDVDNRVDVDGGTKRVDEITFLTDAKQLTQEFQIAYDNGPLNAIAGLYYFQENLDADSNADLLGELTFAQGALPLITRATRKNRAYAIFGQATYAVMPTLRLTVGGRYTIDKVRATHRADLVPGFFDADIPDGAPVPLVPFAALRDTFKSFTWRIAADFDVTDDILAYASIDRGFKAGGFNIGIITSIAERTQVDPEYLTSYEIGLKSTLFDRRLRLNLSAFYYDYTDLQVLSVNRQAGSAVPTLGLDNAADATIKGIEVEATAVPTDWLDMGLNLGILDAKYKNYLSGAIDPVTGDPRDFSGNRMPGAPKFTLSTFAQVTVPVGRFETRWRAEYNYTGKKYYNNAQDELISSGEGYGLLNLRVAFADPDQGWELAAWAKNVTGKAYIVDATDTSGFGFVPRYYGERATYGAEFSVRF; this comes from the coding sequence ATGAAAAGCCAGTTCCGAACTTCGCTACTGACCGCCGCCACCGTTTCCGCACTTGCTTTGGCCGCGCCGGCGTTTGCGCAGGACAGCGCCGAGGGCGACCCGCCGACCGGCGGCGTCGGCGAAATCGTCGTCACGGCGCAGAAGCGCGCGCAGAATCTACAGGACGTCCCGATCTCGGTCAGCGCGTTCGACGACACCGCGATCCGGGAAGCGGGCTTTACGAACAGCCTGTCGATCGGCGACCAGGTTCCGAACCTTGAGATCAAGACGTTCGGCGGCGTCCCCAACATCTTCATCCGCGGCGTCGGCAACAATGATTTCAACGCCTCATCGATCGGTCCGATCAGCATCTACCGCGACGATGTGGTTGTCGCCTCGACCGGTAGCCAGATCTTCTCGCTGTTCGACCTCGAACGGATCGAGGTGGTGCGCGGCCCGCAAGGCACCCTCTTCGGCAAGAACACGACCGGCGGCGCGATCCAGTTCTTCTCGAAGCTTCCCGATGGCGAATTCGAAGGCAATGCCCGCTTCGGCTATGGCCGTTTCGACCTGTTCGAAGGCGAGGCGGCGGTCAGCCTGCCGCTGGCCGATACGCTTTCGCTGCGCGTCGCGGGAATCGTCCGCCGCCGCGACGGCGAAAAGGTCAACCTGTTCACCGGCGACCGCGCGATCGATGTCGACGAAGCCGCCGCCCGCGCGATCCTGCGCTGGCAGCCGTCGGGTGACACCGACGTCCGCTTGTCGGTCGGCGGCGGCCGCGACCGCAGCGATTATCTTGAAAACAAGCCGGTCGGGACGATCAGCGGCGCCGACCTGTTCGGCTATTCCGACCCCTTCCCCGACAATCCCAATTTGCTCAACTTCAACGGCCAGTCGCGCAATCACAGCGACAATGTCTTCGTCAATCTCAACATCGCCCAGAGCTTCGGCGACTTCACCTTCAAGTCGATCAGCGGCTACGACAAGAGCGATGTCGACAACCGCGTCGATGTCGATGGCGGCACCAAGCGCGTCGATGAAATCACCTTCCTGACCGACGCGAAACAGCTGACCCAGGAGTTTCAGATCGCCTATGATAACGGCCCGCTCAACGCGATCGCGGGCCTTTACTATTTTCAGGAGAATCTCGACGCCGACAGCAATGCCGATCTGCTCGGCGAATTGACTTTTGCGCAGGGTGCGCTGCCGCTGATCACGCGCGCGACACGCAAGAACCGCGCTTATGCGATCTTCGGGCAGGCGACCTATGCGGTGATGCCGACGCTGCGATTGACCGTCGGGGGGCGTTACACGATCGACAAGGTGCGCGCGACGCACCGCGCCGATCTGGTTCCCGGTTTCTTCGATGCCGACATTCCCGACGGCGCACCGGTGCCGCTGGTGCCCTTCGCGGCACTGCGCGATACCTTCAAATCCTTCACGTGGCGGATCGCAGCCGACTTCGACGTGACCGACGACATACTGGCCTATGCCAGCATCGACCGCGGCTTCAAGGCGGGCGGCTTCAACATCGGCATCATCACCAGCATCGCCGAGCGGACGCAGGTCGATCCCGAATATCTGACCTCTTATGAAATCGGGCTAAAGAGCACCTTGTTCGATCGCCGCCTGCGGTTGAACCTCTCGGCCTTCTACTACGACTATACCGATCTGCAGGTGCTGTCGGTGAACCGGCAGGCGGGGAGCGCGGTGCCGACGCTGGGGCTCGACAATGCCGCCGACGCCACGATCAAGGGGATCGAGGTCGAGGCGACAGCCGTGCCGACGGACTGGCTCGACATGGGACTCAACCTCGGCATCCTCGATGCCAAGTACAAGAATTACCTGTCGGGTGCGATCGATCCCGTGACCGGCGATCCGCGCGACTTTTCGGGCAACCGCATGCCCGGTGCACCGAAATTCACGCTGTCGACCTTTGCACAGGTCACCGTGCCGGTGGGCAGGTTCGAGACGCGCTGGCGTGCCGAGTACAACTACACCGGCAAGAAATATTACAACAATGCGCAGGACGAGCTGATCAGCTCGGGCGAAGGCTATGGCCTGCTCAATCTGCGCGTCGCCTTCGCCGATCCCGACCAGGGATGGGAACTCGCCGCCTGGGCGAAGAACGTCACCGGAAAGGCCTATATCGTCGATGCGACCGACACGAGCGGCTTCGGTTTCGTGCCCCGCTATTATGGCGAGCGCGCGACCTATGGCGCCGAATTTTCCGTCCGCTTCTGA
- a CDS encoding glycoside hydrolase family 97 protein translates to MIRKLALFSGLSLLALASPATARECIASPGKVLELCIAVEGGDARYEVRRGDVTVIAPSRLGLSFAGENDPRFTALGDARRSASDTSWEQPWGEERLIRDNHSELSVKLAGDTPLNRSVGVTFRLFDDGLGFRYDYAGIPAGQAVAVTADRTQFRTVGAYQAWWYEGLGQERDEYLYKQTDARRITLAETPLTLKGDNGLYLSFHEAALVDFPSMLLQGNGAGTYSAWLMPWPDGVLAKKTGPFTTPWRTVLVGETPGALADSRITLNLNEPSRLPGIAKWFKPGKYVGVWWEMHLEKSTWGSGPTHGANTANVKRYIDFAAANGFDGVLVEGWNKGWDGDWIANGDKFSFTTAYPDFDLPEIARYGRAKGVKLIGHHETGGAIENYARQLDAGLKLYADNGVSLIKTGYVRHSGTIADRDGGLQWFAGQYAVDHHLDVVKRAAKLRIAINTHEPVKDTGLRRTWPNWVSREGARGQEFNAWGNPTNPPEHMTILPFTRLLAGPMDFTPGIFDIARSGKELTRRVQSTLATQLAEYVVVYSPIQMAADLPENYAARPDAFRFIRDVPADWEVSRTLQSAIGDYVVVARQERGGGDWYLGAIGDEEARGLSQRLDFLAPGRRYEAQIYADGPGADYRTNPGALAISKRVVTSADSLDLAMAPGGGVAVRFRLLDR, encoded by the coding sequence ATGATCCGCAAGCTTGCCCTGTTCTCCGGCCTGTCGCTGCTGGCGCTCGCGTCGCCCGCGACGGCGCGCGAATGCATCGCGTCGCCCGGCAAAGTGCTCGAGCTCTGCATTGCGGTCGAGGGCGGCGACGCGCGTTACGAGGTGCGGCGCGGCGACGTGACGGTGATCGCGCCGTCGCGGCTGGGGCTGAGCTTCGCGGGCGAAAACGATCCGCGCTTCACCGCGCTCGGCGACGCCAGGCGCTCGGCGTCGGACACGAGCTGGGAACAGCCGTGGGGCGAAGAGCGCCTGATCCGCGACAATCACAGCGAGCTTTCGGTCAAGCTCGCGGGCGACACGCCGCTCAACCGGTCGGTCGGGGTCACCTTCCGCCTCTTCGACGACGGCCTCGGCTTTCGCTACGATTATGCCGGCATCCCCGCGGGGCAGGCGGTCGCGGTGACCGCCGACCGCACCCAGTTTCGCACCGTCGGCGCCTATCAGGCCTGGTGGTACGAGGGGCTGGGACAGGAACGCGACGAATATCTCTACAAGCAGACCGACGCGCGCCGCATCACCCTCGCCGAGACCCCGCTGACACTGAAGGGCGACAACGGCCTTTATCTGAGCTTCCACGAGGCCGCGCTCGTCGATTTCCCGTCGATGCTGCTCCAGGGCAATGGCGCGGGCACCTACAGCGCGTGGCTGATGCCCTGGCCCGACGGGGTGCTCGCGAAAAAGACCGGGCCGTTCACGACGCCGTGGCGCACCGTGCTCGTCGGCGAGACGCCGGGTGCGCTCGCCGACAGCCGCATCACGCTCAACCTCAACGAGCCGAGCCGGCTTCCCGGCATCGCAAAATGGTTCAAACCGGGCAAATATGTCGGCGTGTGGTGGGAAATGCACCTCGAGAAGTCGACCTGGGGCAGCGGGCCCACGCACGGCGCCAACACCGCCAACGTCAAGCGCTACATCGACTTCGCCGCCGCGAACGGCTTCGACGGCGTCCTCGTCGAAGGCTGGAACAAAGGCTGGGACGGCGACTGGATCGCCAATGGCGACAAGTTCAGCTTCACCACCGCTTATCCCGATTTCGACCTTCCCGAGATCGCGCGCTACGGCAGGGCGAAAGGGGTGAAGCTGATCGGGCATCACGAGACCGGCGGCGCGATCGAAAATTATGCGCGCCAGCTCGATGCCGGCTTGAAGCTCTACGCCGACAATGGCGTGTCGCTGATCAAGACCGGCTATGTCCGCCACAGCGGCACGATCGCCGATCGCGACGGCGGGCTGCAGTGGTTCGCGGGCCAATATGCGGTCGACCATCATCTCGACGTCGTCAAGCGTGCGGCGAAGCTTCGCATCGCGATCAACACGCACGAGCCGGTCAAGGACACCGGGCTGCGCCGGACCTGGCCCAACTGGGTCAGCCGCGAGGGGGCGCGCGGGCAGGAGTTCAACGCCTGGGGCAACCCGACCAACCCGCCCGAGCATATGACGATCCTGCCCTTCACCCGGCTGCTCGCGGGGCCGATGGACTTCACCCCGGGGATCTTCGACATCGCGCGTAGCGGCAAGGAGCTGACGCGCCGCGTGCAATCGACGCTCGCGACGCAGCTCGCCGAATATGTCGTCGTCTATTCGCCGATCCAGATGGCCGCCGACCTCCCCGAAAATTACGCCGCCCGCCCCGACGCCTTCCGCTTCATCCGCGACGTGCCCGCCGACTGGGAGGTGTCGCGCACGCTTCAGAGCGCGATCGGCGACTATGTCGTCGTCGCCCGGCAGGAGCGCGGCGGCGGCGACTGGTATCTCGGCGCGATCGGCGACGAGGAAGCGCGGGGGCTCAGCCAGCGCCTCGACTTCCTCGCGCCTGGCAGGCGATACGAGGCGCAAATCTACGCCGACGGTCCCGGTGCCGACTATCGCACCAATCCCGGAGCGCTGGCGATTTCGAAGCGCGTGGTGACAAGCGCCGACAGCCTCGATCTCGCGATGGCGCCGGGCGGCGGCGTGGCGGTACGCTTCCGGCTGCTCGATCGCTGA
- a CDS encoding 2,4'-dihydroxyacetophenone dioxygenase family protein: protein MMDEHLTPPAAMKWATIADGIEFALLYSSAETGRWTVLFRAQPGSFFGPHRHLGAGEYYVTKGRMTYRMGEAGPGTYGYEPLDVVHDHTAFPEYTELLFTNYGPIAFLDEAGEISSILDHKLLEDLSAAV from the coding sequence ATGATGGATGAACATCTGACGCCTCCCGCCGCCATGAAATGGGCAACGATCGCCGACGGGATCGAGTTTGCATTGCTCTATTCGAGCGCCGAGACGGGCCGCTGGACCGTGTTGTTTCGCGCCCAGCCCGGCAGCTTCTTCGGACCGCACCGCCACCTCGGTGCCGGGGAATATTATGTGACGAAAGGCCGGATGACGTACCGCATGGGCGAAGCGGGCCCCGGCACCTATGGTTATGAGCCGCTCGACGTGGTGCACGATCACACCGCATTTCCCGAATATACCGAACTGCTTTTCACCAACTATGGCCCGATTGCCTTTCTGGACGAAGCGGGCGAGATATCGTCGATCCTCGACCACAAGTTGCTGGAGGATCTTTCAGCGGCTGTATGA
- a CDS encoding serine hydrolase domain-containing protein: MKKLGRRTVLVGSAAMTVGGAASARARANPACPDADSAWIPSEALVGELPRLMRVAGVPGVAIAVVDRGRLAWNRGFGVKNILTGDPVREDTLFEAASMTKPVFAYAVMRLADEKRLDLDAPLVAYRRPDHLGDDPNLERITARHVLEHSTGLPNWASAPLVTSSAPGSGYSYSGEAVVWLQLVVETIMGMGLGDAMRTKFFEPAGMSSSSFGWDEAIAAAAVYGHSEPPEGEATLPPQPTRELGDKLLAIAVKRRKPIASWP, from the coding sequence GTGAAGAAGCTGGGGCGGCGGACGGTGCTGGTCGGATCCGCGGCGATGACGGTCGGCGGCGCAGCCTCTGCCCGCGCGCGGGCGAACCCGGCATGTCCCGACGCCGATTCGGCGTGGATTCCGTCGGAGGCGCTGGTCGGCGAACTGCCGCGCCTCATGCGCGTCGCCGGGGTGCCCGGCGTCGCCATCGCGGTGGTCGACCGCGGGCGGCTCGCCTGGAACCGGGGCTTCGGCGTAAAGAACATCCTCACCGGCGACCCGGTGCGCGAGGACACGCTGTTCGAGGCCGCGTCGATGACCAAGCCGGTCTTCGCCTATGCCGTGATGCGGCTGGCCGACGAGAAGCGCCTCGATCTCGACGCGCCGCTCGTCGCCTATCGCCGGCCCGACCATCTGGGCGACGATCCGAATCTGGAACGCATCACCGCGCGGCACGTGCTGGAACATTCGACCGGCTTGCCCAATTGGGCATCGGCGCCGCTCGTCACGAGCAGCGCGCCGGGATCGGGGTACAGCTATTCGGGCGAGGCCGTCGTCTGGCTTCAGCTGGTCGTCGAGACGATCATGGGCATGGGGCTCGGCGACGCGATGCGGACAAAATTTTTCGAGCCCGCGGGCATGTCCAGCAGCAGCTTCGGCTGGGACGAGGCGATCGCGGCGGCCGCGGTCTACGGTCATTCCGAGCCGCCCGAAGGCGAAGCGACGCTGCCGCCGCAGCCGACGCGTGAACTCGGCGACAAGCTGCTTGCGATCGCGGTGAAGCGGCGCAAGCCGATCGCGTCCTGGCCCTAG
- a CDS encoding helix-turn-helix domain-containing protein, with product MLLTEEQWTSAHLPPPRQLPGFQEVFDRTHFHWGLSKGNGERYDAQVRRRAIDDFVFTDIVCDPVTGYRTMDDVKRGTEDYFCLLHFEEGNCLLRQGRNESVVRRDTIAVWDSTRPAMFQNSEQLHQLSIMIPHQMAKTIVPGIEDMCGLTVDGSAGLGAILLSHLRQIHRTVETVDPRDRTAVLRATVELVAAAFRPDTEKLGGTNFRRALLGRVQDHIVAHLGDPGLSAASIAAAFRFSPRYLHRLFEEFDVTVGTWIRERRLLAARSDLSSRSMASYSITEIAMRHGFADASHFSHAFRDAFGLSPRTFRRAAAESRDGEAASSFLPK from the coding sequence ATGCTTCTGACCGAGGAACAATGGACATCGGCGCATTTGCCGCCGCCACGGCAATTGCCGGGATTCCAGGAAGTGTTCGACCGGACGCATTTCCACTGGGGGCTGAGCAAGGGCAATGGCGAGCGATACGACGCGCAGGTGCGCCGGCGCGCCATCGACGATTTCGTTTTTACCGACATCGTGTGCGACCCCGTCACCGGCTACCGCACGATGGACGATGTGAAGCGCGGAACCGAGGATTATTTCTGCCTGCTCCATTTCGAGGAGGGGAATTGCCTGCTGCGGCAGGGGCGCAATGAATCCGTGGTGCGGCGCGACACGATCGCGGTGTGGGACAGCACGCGTCCCGCTATGTTCCAGAACAGCGAGCAGTTGCACCAGCTGTCGATCATGATCCCGCACCAGATGGCGAAGACGATCGTGCCGGGGATCGAGGATATGTGCGGGCTCACCGTCGACGGCAGCGCGGGACTGGGCGCAATTCTGCTGTCGCACCTGCGGCAAATCCACCGCACGGTCGAAACCGTCGATCCACGCGACCGGACCGCGGTGCTGCGCGCAACGGTCGAACTGGTCGCGGCGGCGTTTCGCCCCGACACCGAGAAGCTCGGCGGCACCAATTTTCGCCGCGCACTGCTCGGCCGGGTCCAAGATCATATCGTGGCGCATCTCGGCGACCCCGGATTGTCCGCAGCGAGCATCGCGGCGGCCTTCCGGTTCAGCCCGCGCTATCTCCACCGCCTGTTCGAGGAGTTCGACGTCACCGTCGGCACCTGGATCCGCGAACGCCGTCTGCTCGCGGCACGGAGCGACCTGTCGAGCCGGTCGATGGCTTCCTACTCGATCACCGAGATCGCGATGCGGCACGGCTTCGCCGATGCCTCGCATTTCAGCCATGCATTTCGCGATGCTTTCGGACTCTCGCCGCGCACCTTTCGCCGGGCGGCGGCCGAGAGCCGGGACGGAGAAGCTGCGAGTTCCTTCCTGCCCAAATAA